The sequence ATTGTGTTTAAAACATCAACAATCTCTTTGGTTCCTTCCTTGATTCTTCCTGCACGTCTGTCGGTTACGATTAAATCTTCATCTGCAGTTGAAAAGTTACATCTGAATGCAATATCGCCAGGCAATACGTCCACACCTACACCATTAGCCTCAAACGGACCTCTTCCTGTGTATACTTCATAAGGGTCGTAACCTAAAATTGATAAGTGTGCAGTGTCACTTCCAGGGATTATGCCCGGAGCGATTGAATCCATAATACCAGTAATTCCTTCTTCAGCCATCTTATCCATATTTGGAGTATTTGCAGCTTCAAGAGGAGTTTTATTTCCTAATTCTTTAATAGGACGGTCACCCATACCATCCATAATTAAAATAAGACCTTTCATAAATATCACCTAAATTATAATATTATAAAATTTATTTCTAATAGTTAAAATAATTATTTAAAAAAAATAGTTTAGAAAACAAATGTCATCAATAAAATTCCGATAAGAGCACCTACAATTGTGGCCATCAGGTTCACATGCTCATTTGTAAGCCATCCCTGGTTTTCAAAAAGGGCGCCTAAAATACTGTCCGCAAAACATCCTGCAGTTCCGGAAACTACAGACACTACAATTGCCGGTGCGAAATCAGAAAGAACACCTAAGAAAAATGCGGCAAGACCGATAATGGCGGCGCCAAGTACAGCTATTCCAGTTCCCAGAGGAGAAATTGCACCGTTAGTGCCCGGATCTACCTTTTGAAAATTGGTTATTAATCGAGGATGATGGTCTAAAACACCGATTTCAGAAGCCAGAGTATCTGCAGTTGCAGTTGCAATAGCTCCTATGAAACCTCCTGCGAATGTAAGATAGTATCCTCCGAATGCAGCCATGAAACATGCAACAACACCATTGGATATAACATTTTTGGAAGTTCTTCTTCCTTCAAACTGGCCCAATGACATTTTATATTTTTTTGAGTATTTAGTGGCCAGTAAAGACAATACTAGAAACAGAACAATTAACAAAAGCCAATGAACTCCTGCTGAAAAAATAATTATAATACCCATTATAATCATAACGGCTGAACCAAACAAATCCAGAGATTTTCTTCTGTATGTGATGAACCCTAAAATAAACAGGAGGATTACATATGCCCAATTAATCATTAACTGCTCAACCATAAAATACACTTCTTCTCTCTTTTTTAAATAATGTTTGTTTAAAATTATATAAAAAGATTTACATAAATAGCCGATTTTTCAATTTTTCAGTAACCCCTGCAAAAATGGGATTTTTAAAAAATATTTTTATCTAAATGGTGCAAGAATACCTTGACTTCTTCAAGTCGAGGATG comes from Methanobrevibacter sp. and encodes:
- a CDS encoding TIGR00297 family protein gives rise to the protein MVEQLMINWAYVILLFILGFITYRRKSLDLFGSAVMIIMGIIIIFSAGVHWLLLIVLFLVLSLLATKYSKKYKMSLGQFEGRRTSKNVISNGVVACFMAAFGGYYLTFAGGFIGAIATATADTLASEIGVLDHHPRLITNFQKVDPGTNGAISPLGTGIAVLGAAIIGLAAFFLGVLSDFAPAIVVSVVSGTAGCFADSILGALFENQGWLTNEHVNLMATIVGALIGILLMTFVF